The genomic DNA GGGTATGTTTACAGCGCAGGCAGTCAGTCGTGGCGAGTTGTTTGAACATATCCTGCATCTTTTATTAGGGCAATTGAAGTATCATCTAGCTGTCATTGAGGACGATAGAACGGCTAAGTGAGTAAAATACTAGCTTATGAAAATGAACACTAAAGCCCATTTGTTGCAACTGTTAAGTAACAACATTAAAATGAGAGAAGTAATCTAATTTTAATGAATGGAGGAAGGCGAATGTTCCGAGCATGGAAATTCATATTCCTATTGACAGTATCTCTGTTGCTTCTTGCTGGATGTGGTAAGACACTTGAGGAGCGTGCAGTGGCCGGCGTTGAAGCGGCGAAAGTAGCATTTGAGTCAGATGAAAAAGAACAGACAGATGAGATTGACGGTGTCAATTTATATAAGCCTGCTGGATTTACAATCAATGATAAATCAGATAGTCAAAATATCCTCTTAACGAAGGGGAAGGAGACATTTATCCTATTTATCAACCCGAACGAACATAGCGGGAGTCCTTTATTTCATGAACTCTTGGTAGGAGATAGCAGTAAGGAAATTATCGAGAAAGCAACGTTTGAGACGGATGACGGCTTTGGTTTTGCTGCTGTGGTAAAAGGTGAAGAGGATCGGGTAGAGCTTGTTGCGAGTGTAGGTGGCGTAAAAATGACAGCAATGTCAAAGGATAAGAAGATTGAAGAAAATTTAGCAACGATGATGGAAATTGTACGTTCTATCGAACAGGATACGGAGATAAATGGAGGCAATTAAGTGAAATCACAACAACTTGTAGACGTGTTGAAAGAGCGTCTGCCATCTGAACATTTTCAATGGCAATTTGATCGGAAAACAGACAAGGTACGACTCGAACATACTATTTTGAAAAAAGGCATGGACATTTCATTGCCGGAAATTCTTGCGAAATATGAACAGAAAAAAGAGGCGGCCATCGAGGAAATCGTCTATACAATTGATGAAACATTTAAAGCGATGGAAAAAGAAAATGCTGTGGGATTTGCAGAGAGCGCGGCTGTTTACCCGGTTATCCGATCGACCTCATTCCCACAAAAATCTTCTGCTGGAAATCGTTTTCTCACAAAGGATCATACTGCTGAGACACGAATCTATTACGCATTGGATCTAGGGACAACGTATCGTCTCATCGATGAAAGTATGTTGGAAGCGATTGGTTTGTCTGAAACAGAAATTATGGAAGCAGCCCTCTTTCGTGTGCGCGCATTGCCGATTGATATGAAGAAGGACGAGGTTTCCGATAATATCTATTACTTTATCAATAATAATGATGGTTACGATGCAAGCCGCATTTTGAATAGTGCTTTTTTGAAAGAGATGGAAGAAAAAATCAAAGGCCATATGACCGTTTCTGTACCCCATCAAGATGTGCTCATTATTGGTGACATTCGGAATGACACGGGGTATGATGTGCTAGCACAGATGTCGATGCACTTCTTTACGACAGGCGCGGTTCCTGTGACATCGCTATCATTTATTTATAAAGATGGAAAACTTGAGCCGATTTTTATAATGGCCAAAAATCGTTTGGCAAGAAGGGAAGGAAGAAAGAAATGAATGCATTTTATAACTTGAATGGTGTTGGAGATGTACTGATTGTACAGCTGACACCATCACGTCCGGAAGCTGTTACAACAAAGACTACAGGTGATGTGACGCTCGTATATGATGAGTCAACAACTGAATTAGTAGGCTTTAACCTCTTTAAAGCAGCATCATATATCAAACTTGACGAGGTTGGTAGAGTGGACTTGACACCAGCAATTGTTGAACAAATTCAAGAAGCACTTCATAAAAATGAAGCTGGCATTGATTTGAATGCAGATTTGTCGCCTAAATTTGTTGTCGGTCATGTTGTCACAAAAGAGAAGCATCCAAATGCGGACAAGCTGAACATTTGTACAGTCGATGTTGGCGATGAAACCGTTCAAATTGTTTGTGGTGCAGCGAATGTAGAAGCTGGACAAAAAGTGGTTGTTGCCAAAGTTGGCGCGGTCATGCCATCTGGAATGGTGATTCGAGATGCGGAACTTCGTGGCGTTGCTTCGGCGGGGATGATTTGCTCGGCGAAGGAACTAGCTTTACCAAATGCACCTGAAGCGAAAGGAATTCTCGTCCTTGACGACAATGCTGTAGCTGGAGAAGCGTTTAGTAAATAAATGAAAGAAGTAGATAATAGATACAGAGGAAAAACGTGCTGAGAGGGCGCGTTTTTCTTTTTTTTTGGATTGATTTGATTTAGATGGGTTAGTACTGTTAAAATAGATTGATTGACACGAAAAGAGTGATAGCGTTGAGTTTCTTTAAAAAAATAGTGAATCGGCTTTTTGGCCCAGATGATGACGATAAAGTAGAAAATATCTATGAAGAACCAGAAGGAAAATATGATGAGGTTCCTGAGAATCATGATACAAAGCAAGGACCTTTATTCCGTTTTCCGATTATTTCAGATGCGGAAATCTATGGATGGGATGATGAGCCAACACCAGAGCGTGAACGTCCTAAAGCCACTGTACTTGCCGAAGAGAGTGAAGAGGATTATGAAACGATTCCACTCTATGAAAATGAGAGATGGAAAGGTGACCGTAGTGTTGGTACCATCTACAAGGCAGGTAGCGCTTTGAAGTATGGTGTAGAAACCGGACGCCAACAGTCTATATTACGAACGAGCAGTACGATAAGTGAAAAGAAACAAGTAGCACAGACAAATGAAAGTGTGCAAAAACGCTCAAACAGACCGTTTATTCCAACAACAGTGCCATCGCCGGTACATGGCTATACGCCGGTTAAAAAAGAGAAAATAGCGGAGTGGGTTGAAGAGCGGCAGGAGCAATTGCCAGAGCAAGAAGCTGTGGCTATGCCAGTAACCCCTCCAGTGGAAGAAGAACGGTTGGCGGCTACTCCACCAGTTGAATTACTGGAGGAAGAAACCGTGCTTATACCAGTGGCGGAAGAGCAATTGGCAACTACTCTACCCATTGAATCGCCAGAGCAAGAAGCGGTGTTTACGCCGATAGAACCATCAGTAGTGGAAGAGGCGCAAACAGACCATACACCAGAAGTAGCCCCACCTGTACAAGAAGAACGGATAGTTGTTTCTCCATCGGCAGACGAAGTGATTGAAGAGCAAATGATCGATAGCAGCGATGCTAAAGAGGACTTCGTAGCAGAGGGTGTGCCGCAAGCTGTCACATCGCTGGTGGATGAACTGGTTGAAGAGACACCGGAAATTTTAGGAATTACTTCACCAAATACGGAACATACTACAGACATTGAAGATCCTGTAGTTGATTCAGAGAGCCTTCCGGTAGCAAGTGAATCGGACATAGAGGACAACAAAGAGCGGATTGTGCCTTTTAATGTATTGATGTTGAAATCTGATAAGGAAAAGCTAGAGGCCAAACGGGCTTTTTTGCCACAAGTAGAGGCGCCTATAGAGAAGAAAGTTGAAGTGCCCAATACAATTAGTGTGTCAAAGCCCCTTCCAGTAGCGGCAGTGAATGAAGATGTAATTGAAGTGGAAGAAGAACCGTATTATGCATTGCCTTCTTTGGATTTATTAATCCCACCAGAAGCGCAAATTGAGGATACGGAGTGGCTGGAAACACAGTCTGAAAAATTGGAGGAAGCGTTGTC from Sporosarcina sp. FSL K6-1522 includes the following:
- a CDS encoding DUF1444 family protein is translated as MKSQQLVDVLKERLPSEHFQWQFDRKTDKVRLEHTILKKGMDISLPEILAKYEQKKEAAIEEIVYTIDETFKAMEKENAVGFAESAAVYPVIRSTSFPQKSSAGNRFLTKDHTAETRIYYALDLGTTYRLIDESMLEAIGLSETEIMEAALFRVRALPIDMKKDEVSDNIYYFINNNDGYDASRILNSAFLKEMEEKIKGHMTVSVPHQDVLIIGDIRNDTGYDVLAQMSMHFFTTGAVPVTSLSFIYKDGKLEPIFIMAKNRLARREGRKK
- the ytpR gene encoding YtpR family tRNA-binding protein; this translates as MNAFYNLNGVGDVLIVQLTPSRPEAVTTKTTGDVTLVYDESTTELVGFNLFKAASYIKLDEVGRVDLTPAIVEQIQEALHKNEAGIDLNADLSPKFVVGHVVTKEKHPNADKLNICTVDVGDETVQIVCGAANVEAGQKVVVAKVGAVMPSGMVIRDAELRGVASAGMICSAKELALPNAPEAKGILVLDDNAVAGEAFSK
- a CDS encoding DNA translocase FtsK gives rise to the protein MSFFKKIVNRLFGPDDDDKVENIYEEPEGKYDEVPENHDTKQGPLFRFPIISDAEIYGWDDEPTPERERPKATVLAEESEEDYETIPLYENERWKGDRSVGTIYKAGSALKYGVETGRQQSILRTSSTISEKKQVAQTNESVQKRSNRPFIPTTVPSPVHGYTPVKKEKIAEWVEERQEQLPEQEAVAMPVTPPVEEERLAATPPVELLEEETVLIPVAEEQLATTLPIESPEQEAVFTPIEPSVVEEAQTDHTPEVAPPVQEERIVVSPSADEVIEEQMIDSSDAKEDFVAEGVPQAVTSLVDELVEETPEILGITSPNTEHTTDIEDPVVDSESLPVASESDIEDNKERIVPFNVLMLKSDKEKLEAKRAFLPQVEAPIEKKVEVPNTISVSKPLPVAAVNEDVIEVEEEPYYALPSLDLLIPPEAQIEDTEWLETQSEKLEEALSHFAVQANVIEAVQGPTVTRFELTVGQGTKVSKVRNLTDDLKLALAAEDIRIQAPIPGRSSIGIEIPNRKTRPVRISEVIGAEKFQRSSSPLEAVLGLSLTGAPVTLDLCKMPHGMIAGATGSGKSVCINSILVSLLYKASPTDLKMMLIDPKMVELAPFNGIPHLISPVITDVKAATAALKWAVAEMERRYELLAHAGVRDIERYNKVVTESRRFSLKMPYLLIVIDELADLMMMAPADVEVSISRIAQKARACGIHLIIATQRPSVDVITGTIKANVPTRIAFSVSSQIDSRTIIDSPGAERLLGRGDMLYIGNGKSSAVRLQGTFVTDDEIERIIEHVRNEATPTYLFGQEDLLANAIEEEETDPLFEEACKFILEQGSASTSLLQRNFSIGYNRAAKLIDRMEKSGFISGQRGSKARDVYLTESDVMQLRE